The Silene latifolia isolate original U9 population chromosome X, ASM4854445v1, whole genome shotgun sequence genome contains the following window.
GGCACACAAACAAACACTTACTTGAGCATACATAAACTTCCATGCATAGCTATAAAAGAAGAACAActatgtacacactttcaccaaacaatccaaaaAGATTCAAATATATAACTTTCAAATTCCcatcagacggtctttacagctatCAAAACTATGAGAAGTATAACATCAATTAAAACATCAACTTAACAACTTTAAAGTATTAAACTTGCAAAATAGTTTTCCAAATAAGTAACCATCAAAAGAATTGGGGCTAtttttcagtttggggcacttttaagacggagttttaagacaaaattttgagcaaactcatcaaaatcaacactaaacatgataccCATAACACACGTTTCTTATTTTTCCCCCTTTTATaagcaaaagacaaacaaaattcaatttgaatccccaaaccctagaaatttcggtccatTCAAACTCCCACATTGATTTGATTTTTCTatttctagcatcaataatcaacaaattaaagcaattacttcatgttacaacaattataagcaagaataCATGTCTATAAATCAAATTTTCCAAAAAACACCAACACTTACATGTTTCTAATTGATTATAACAAAGAAAAGGAtgaacattcttaccttgaatgattagcaaaTGAAAAGGACGAATTAAACAAGAGGAACACCAAGAAATCAAGCATAAAATCACCAAGTTTTGAGAGCAAGAAGAGAGATttagaggaaattagggtttagatatgaAGAAAAATAAGAATAAAGAAGATAGGAAAAGGGTATAAGAATCCCGTATAAACCCGtgtactgttcacttactcgatcgagtaagtaaggcactcgatcgagtggcctctactcgatcgagttagagcTACTGgatcgagttttcgctggcaGTTCCAGCTTTTCCGATCTTATAACTCctcaactagatcgaatgaggtctactcggtggAGTAGGCacttgtactcggccgagtaaggttaGGAACAAGGTCAAAAGTTGCGAGTTTAGTtaacgattcctgcaaaacaacaactcgtgtcgattccaaagtgCATTTGGAGATCATCACAGATTATTTCATTCAATCACGACACACTATCACTACTCATTCGTAACATAACTATTTCACTTGAACACTATACACATCATTCCATCCTATGACAATCATTACGCAAAACGATTCGCTATACTATTAACTCATTCATACATATACTCAACACATTACTTCACATGTACTTACGCATTTGTAAATTCAACTATCCAACATATATGTACACTACACTATTCTAACCATCCATCTAACAATAAACCATCCTATATTACTCAAATCTGCAGAAATTTCCATCATGCCACAACAATTCATCAACCAAATATCCGACTCAGTTATGCCGTATTACCAAGGTACTCAACAAATTCATCCATTGCAATTCCTATTACTTCTTGACCAATATTACTActagcacaaaactcacaacttACTATCATCACATACAAGCTTACGGTTCCTTTATAAACTGATACGCATACAAAGACTTACAACTCTTTATTAACATCACATTATCTAAAACTATTATGTAACTATCAGTGCTTTCACCGTCTCTACTACATCCATACACACTTCCACCCAGCCACAAACCATCACAGTTCGTCATTACCAATTACACGCACTAAACATTACCAGAGACTCCATCACAGTTATTTCTAACTTAACCATCATACATATTAAGCACATAATTCCTGACTCGATATTTCCatacccggtgactggcttaagcataatggggccgtgattttgaaatgagggcgcctactcacccaaaacaaGCATCAGTTGTGGCTCCCAACATACAtgcaccaggttcattttattagactcactacgttcattggaCTCATATGTTACaggttctaaaatcgtcgctctgataccactttgtaacacccctatctaccaaggagccttaacaagactttccctagcagataagggcgttaccatctcggttgcccgaaaaagtaataatcaaatgtcgataaaagaacgttaatgttatattacaagtgacttAAAACCAACAGACGATATAAATGATACAATTCAAGACTACTATCAACTATGTggaactatctctgccatgaatcgtggtagactcgtccctccaaacaCCCAGTTAAAATCCACACATCAACCTgccaagactgactgctcaccatagtggatcacggcaaaCACAAAACAAAGAGACAATACAACAAAACCAcataaggtcagtaactgaggaaaCAAGTACAAGCAGACACAACACAACTAaagcaacacacacacacacaacacctcctccaaccatccacacacctctgactgcccaaagtttcagtcctgccagtggggggggggggggaccgcagccgttcccacctaagccccgctcatctatccgagcgataaacccatgttccttaatgtgcacatcccttatgtggcgggttccacggaaggcggatcaagagcgtgaagccactcccgcaagtgactccactcagccgaggacacacctcgagaaccacagtcAACAATCACAGCCAGCTGtacaaacaacaatcaccaactacTATTTCAACACAATGTGAAACAACTACCACAACCGATCAACAACGATGACACTACCCAATGATACACAAACAATAGACCCTCTAgtcaatcaacagtactgagtaggcgaacctacctttagcaaaccgcagcgattccgcgtccgatcacaagataacaatcaaccagcaaaaccacatataacaaccatcataaccatatattactactaccacaaccataactgaaagcaaggatgacgatgatgatgataacaacatacctataccaaacaatccggcgtcaagaccgctacccaactCAAGCATCCCCTTCCTAAGGTGTAAACACTCACAAAGACCTCTAGGaggtgaaccatggtgaaggagaagtggAATGACGGAATTTAGATTTAGGAAGAAAggtagagaaatgatttgggtttcacgatttacgatttataattccctgctccaaacccgttactcgatcgagtgacgaacttactcgatcgagtggcacctactcgatcgagctcccaagctactcgatcgagtagcctcagctagatcaaGTAACACGCATCCCAAGACTCACATCGTCACAAGTCATCATTCTTAAGGTTTCCGAAGGCCACGGCagatgtctaaggtcagtcaacgccggtcaacgggtccctaaaaggatggGTATTACAGGGTTTCTAAAGGCCTAAACTATTTATCATTATCAATGCATTTCTAAATTAACATGACTAATtagtaatttgcatgtgtgacccgacttccctagacgctttctctattattgttttcattttatttgcataatcaaccaaccaacaaccaataaaccgacctcgatagaattcaatccatagcaacttgtttagcaaactcccgtctccttgtggttcgacccctattactacatttatttgtgtttatggaatttatctttgattaggtgtgcgacaTAGCCTATCACCTCCTTGTGAGAAATGTCGTCTTACTGTTTCTGTTTCATTCTCCTGTACTTTTCGTTCAATTAGTCGGTTTTCTAATAGTCTAAAGGACTCCGGTACTCCTGAGTTTGTACTGTAACTGACTTTTTTTTTCATCTCAGTGTATCGttgtaaaaaaaaatacaatatttttttttttcaataattATTGTTTTTAGATTTTTGTGAGCTTTCAGAAAAAACTTAGTAGTATTGTAAAAATAATATATTTAAGTATTAATTATTACTTTAGACAAACATCTTATGCTTTCACAGAAAAACTCTGTAAGTTTAAAATGTGTATAAATAGCAAATTATTTGGTACATTCGTCTTTTTGTACGAAACCTTACAAGTATTTATGTTATACTTGAGAAATAATataggtctcctgagagacgatCTCTCAATATGTTTATTAAGAGATTATTTTAGAAGTTTAAGAAAAAGTGATattaaaggtaataaaataggtacaaattataattaaagataaaatggacacatttattatgtaaataggtacgaaaatactatgtcatgatcaacaacaaaagggtcacgaaatacaaataaaagagtATGGAAGACTGGTCTCATAATAATTGTtgaaagaccgtctctcccaaaTTTTAGTGATCATCTTATAAGTTACTTTTCAAACATAGGACGATCACTTTTTTTTGTGATTAAGTAAGAAAATAAAATAGATTGATCCTTTAGAGTAGGACTAGAGATGATAGCGAGTCGAGCTGAGTATGTATGAGTTTTGCCTTACTCGGCTTGTGTTCTTGAAGCAAAACTTAAGTTCTAAACGAGCACGAATTCACAGGAGCTTGAAAaactatgttttttttttttgggaaaggtaagtatattaatcaaagaaCCTCAAATAGTTCAAGTTACAACTCTTCTAAGAGCAAACAAATGAAAGAATAGGAACAAAACTACAAAAGAACACTACAAGTACTTAAATCTTATCAAGCCATTCTTTATCCGCACTCTTCAAGGGACTAACATTAAGTCTATAGAACCTAGCCTTAACATCAGTGATGATAAGCTGAATAACATGCTCAGGTCTCCTCACAAATTGTTTCAGCCGAGCTTCATTTCGCACCCTCCAAATGAAATAAACCAAGTACACATGACATGCCCCACTGACTTTCCTGAGAATTTTAGGGCACCTTTCAGATGAATACCACCTCACCAGATCTCCCATATGAAAATTGACATTCAGACGCTGGTGAAGAAGCCTACAACATTCAACACTATATGCACAGTCATAAAAAAGGTGCTGATGGTCCTCACTCTGAGCCCTGTAGATATCACAAGTAAGGTCCACCACAGTACCCATTCGGTTCAGTCTGTCTTTAGTCAATAACCTCAGATGTTGTGCAGCCCAGAATATGAATGCAGACTTGGGAACATTTAACCTGTTCCAGCACAAATGAAACCAAGGAACCTTTGGTTTGCTCTACCTTAACCATTCATAACCAGACTTCACAGTGTAGTCCAGATTCAAGTTCAGCCATTTATTGTTGGTGTATGCTTGGGAGAAGAGAATCATATTTTGAGAAATTTTCCTCCATGACCAACTACAGTCAGAAGAAGGTGAATAATCAGTCCACTCATTtcctttcatataaacatgattAACCCACCTAACCCATAAATGATCTTTTTTAGAAGCTAACCACCAAGCATACTTACCCAAAATTGCCCTATTCCAATCCTTAGCCACCTTGAGTCCTAAACCTCCTTCTAACTTAGGAGCACAGCATGTATCCCAAGAAATAGCAAGAGccttcccatattcagccttaccAGCCCATAAAAAGTTCCTACAAATAGCATTCACTCTATTCAGAATCCCATTAGGAATCAAAAAGATATTTGCCCAATAAGTGTGAAGACTAGACAAGACATAGGAAACCAAAGTAAGACGCCCAGCATAAGACAAATGTCTTGTCCCCCAACCTCTGATTCTAGCAACCAACTTATCCAGTAATTTCATCCCCTCATTCTTGGTTAACTTCTTGGAAGATATGGGAATGCCAAGATATTTGAAAGGCAACTGTCCCCTCTTGAAACCAGAAATCTGCAAGATATTAGAGACAGTGCTGGAAGTAGCCCCATTAAAGTAAATTTCAGATTTGGATTTGTTCATGTGAAGCCCAGAAGCAGCAGAAAAGGTAGCAAAGCATCTCAGAATACAGATAATAGAACTCTCATTCCCTTTACAAAACATTagaagatcatcagcaaacatcaagtGATTAAGCTTCATATGACTGCACATAGGATGAAATTTGAAGGTATCTTGGAGGGCAGCAACCTGAAGAATACGAGAGAGGTATTCCATGCAAAGGGTAAAAAGAAGAGGTGATAGTGGATCACCTTGCCTGAGACCCCTTTTGCCTTGAAAGAAACCAAAAGAGCCTCCATTGATTGATAAAGAATAGGAAGGAGTGCTTACACACACCATGATAAGATCAATAAATTTCTGAGGAAACTTAAGAGCATAGAGCATTTGTTCCAAAAAGTTCCATTCAACTGAGTCATAAGCTTTCCTGAGGTCAATTTTAACCAAACACCTTGGGGAGGCAGCCTTTCCTATTGTACAGCCTAACTAGATCTTGACAAATAAGAATAGTCTCAACAATATTTCTACCTTTCACAAACCCTCCCTGGCTATCACTCACAACATCAGATAACACCTGGCTCAGTCTCTTGCAAAGCACTTTAGCCAAACACTTGTATAAGGTGTTACAACAAGCAATTGGCCTAAAGTCTAAGACACTAGCAGAGTTATCAATTTTAGGAATAAGGGTGAGAGTAGTGGTATTTACTTGTTTGAGAAATTTACCAGTGAGAAAGAAGTCCTTCACAGCACCCAGAACATCATTGCCAACTATGTCCCAGGCATCCTTATAAAAATGACTCGTATACCCATCAGGACCAGGGGACTTATTCCCTGGAATGGAAAACAAGCAGCCCTTGATCTCCTCATCAATCACTGGTGCTAGCAGAATGTCACTATGAGCTTGAGTCACCAGCCTCCCAAGTCTAACAGTAGACACATGAACCTCAGCAGTGGAATGGCAAGTACCCAAAAGCCCTTTGTAATAAGATAAGAAGGCAGCTTCAATATCCTTAGGATCCTTGTAAGTAATACCATTCTCCCCTTTAATGGTCATGACACTATTGTGTATCTGCCTAGACCTGATATGATTAtggaaaaaccttgtattatcaTCCCCATTACATAACCAGTCTACTTTTGCCCTCTGACTCAGGAAACTATGCTAAACTTGGAATAAATGTCTGTAAGAATCAGCAGCATTTTTTTCAGCTATACTAATGCTTTCATCAGTGGGATTAGACTGCAGTTGAATTTGCAGGCTTTCCATCAGAGCCTTGGAGACACCCACAACTTTATCAATATCAGAAAAATTACTCTTATTAAACTCCCTCAGATTATGCTTCAGGTTCCTTAGTTTATGAACTAGCTGAAACATAAGAGTGCCCCTAACAGGCCTACTCCAAGCTTGCTGGACAACAGTTTGAAAGCCATCACCTAAACTCCACATGTTATAATATCTAAACTGCCCTTTAGGTCTAACCCCCACTTGCCTTCTGAAACAGACACAAGGATTATGGTCAAACAGGCCTTCAGGTAAGAAATGAGCATAAGCATTAGGATATAAATCCATCCATTCAGAGTTGATAAGGAATCTATCAATCCTAGAGAAAGCCCTAGTCTGAGGTTCATGCTTGTTATTCCAGGTGTAAAAGGCTCCTTGGGCCTTAATATCAGTGAGTCCACAATGCTGAACACAAGCTCTGAACTCAGCAATCTCATTCCAAGTAACCTCTCTCCCAATTCTTTCATTATAGTGAAGTACATTATTAAAGTCACCACAGACCCCCCAAGGCTTATGATAGTTATCCTTGATGAATCTTAGGTGAGCCCAAAGATCAGCTCTCTCACTATCCTCATTGAAGCCATAGACAACAGAAAAAAGGAACTCATCTCCAGTAGCTCTCTCAATAACCAAAACAGTAATAATTTGAGCATTCATAAGAAGAGTAGTAACATTAAACAACTGAGGAACCCAGATAATCTAAACTTTTCCTCCATGATGATAGGAGTTATTATTAATCCCTTCCCAATGAGATCCTAAATTATGAAGAATACTAGTAAAATCTTGCAACTTAACCTTAGTTTCAACTAAACCATAGAGACCAATATTATTCTGATGCAAAAATTTCTTAACATCTAACTGCTTATTGATCCCATTTATTCCCCTAACATTCCAACTACCAATACTATCCATTACCAGTTATCACATGTGACACCTCCAATCTCCCATTCAGTTGTGTAGTTTTAGTTGGACTCAAAGTTTCAGCATATGATTTGGTGGGTGAAATTTCCTTACTTGAATCATTATGCTCTTGTCTAGTAAGTTGTTGAATAACTGGCACAGGAGATGGAATCCGTGAAGAGTCATGATAAGTGACCCCTCCAAAGGGTGCAGTTGGAGAGACAGGGGCAGCCACAGGTCTAGTTTTCTGCACTGGACGCCAAACCTTAAGGGGGGGTTTAGGACCAGGAGGATTGACTTTTGGACCTGGAGCAGGCACAGTGGGCACAACCTTCTTTTTGCACATTTCTTTGGTGTGACCAATACCCTTACACCCTCCACACACAGTGGGCTTCCATTCATATTCCACAAGGATGCTAACATCAGCACCTTTTTCATCTTTAAAATGGAGTTTATCAGGAAAGTCCTGACCTATCTCAACCTCTACCAACAATCTAGCAAAACCTAGACGGGTCTTATCTTCTGTTGCTGCATCCCTTCTGATAAATTTACCCAAGAGACCAGCTAGTTTCTCAAGATAGGCCTTACTCCAAAATTTTAAAGGTAAACCACAAAGACGGAGCCAAATAGGAACAACTTTGACCCTCTCCTTCATCAAACTACAATCCTCAGTCCAAGGCTTAACAACAACAGGTTTGTTGTCAAACATTGGGAAACCTTGTTGAAGGACCAAACTTTGGCATTCTTTCGTAGGAATCTGACCAGAAAAACCCCATTAGGGTTGAAAAACTATGTTCATTATCAAGCTCGCGAGTTTAAATCCGAGCTCTAGCGAACTCGAGCTCAACTCGACCTTATATAAAATTATtaaattttttactttttttttctttcgatattttcaataatagGATTcgaatattatatataaaaatacATAATTTTTCGCAGTACGTTTTTACTCAATTCAGTACATTTTATCCACTTTTTTCCATTTGAATACCCTCACCTAAAAACTAACACACTTATCTCCCTTACCAATTCTCTCacttactaaccctaaaatcagTCAATTTTAACAAAGTTTTTCGATTATGGATGATAATTTGTAAGTATAACGAGTCTTTAATTCGATAATTTCATAACTATGAATTAAATTAATAGTTTTCTTTCATTTGTTAGACTTTTATTTAATTAGGGTTTACCTTAATTAAAAGTTAAATTATTGTTCATATGTGGTGGTGGTTGCTCTGGTGGGATGATGACATGGTCGACAGAAAGTATGTCGCCGGTGAGCAAAATAGGATGGTGAGGTGTCGCCGGAGATGTAAGAGCAAGGTTTCAGGTGGTGGGACGAGGAGAGTGAAAGGCGCAGGGTGTGGATAATTTAGGGGAAAAATGTTGTCGGGGCAGGCGTGCGGTCGTCGTCAGTCGCTGTCATCGGCAGCAACCATCGATGAGAAGGTGAAAGCACGGTTGCGGTAAGAGGAAGGGGCAGTGGGATGTGGTCAACAGTGGTGAGGCTGGTCAATAGTGGTGTTGGTGTGTTTGTtttgggtttctttttttttttcaatgtaGTACATAGTAAATTTGAGAAATAAGAGGAGTAAAATGGTCAAAAATGTACTGAAATGAATAAAACGTctactgcgaaaatcaacaccctAAAAATTAGACGATTCAATGAAGCCATTTGATATATGTTGATAcaaaaatctatatatatatataaaagagagttttttcgagcgattctagagcgtccacatcatcaaaaattaatttaggaaagtttcataaataatattttccacataaaaaataaagtagagaatcttttaattattataatatctatatttcctattttatattcatgagaagtttctaatttttatataaaaactttgacatttcatctggcaaaaaaatgttgttataaaaattatgaaaataatataattagattcgtggtaaaaaatgctttcattagagtatagatttcatatgatttgcatatacgagtattaaagatggtgtacttctgttaatatgttatatgtcccacattgaaaaacaatgttagtgtggtgattataatacgtataaattatataattgtcccacatcaaaagattaacataaggtgggtggtcttatgattataaataggagtcatcattggaacctatataccaacTAAAAAACCTTTTGaatctcttaagtattgttttggagatctcttaagagtttatatcattatcttcacagtatgatatatatatatattttttctatattatgtattatattcaagtgatggttataatctttatataaaaacttatacatctcatttgccaaaaaagtattataaaaaaaaacgtgcgaatattaataaatagtactctctccattcaagaccaaatacaacattttcatttacacacttgccaagacacaaagAATCAAATAGGATcccacatgaccatattttgtcttacatattgcaagaaatcgtaaagattctattcgttcatgaatagtgtaaaaaaaggaatgttgtatttggtcttgagtcgagggaatatagtatttgctcattattattaacctgggttagatgtcgaattatgtgcgaaaaagatggtgtatttctgagtatgttatttgtcccacattgaaaaatatgttggtgtggtgaatatattacgtataaataataaaattgtcccacatcgaaagtttagtataaggtgggtgatcatatgattataaatagaaggcatccttagaacctaaataccaacccaaaaccttctgagtctcttaagcattgtcttggagagctcttaagagtatATCATTAATTCcacgatatgatatatatattttttatattatgtccaagtggtgtttataatttttatataaaaacttatacatctcatttataaaaaaagtaacataattttttttttgaaaaattatataattagattcgcggtaaataaatgctagcattagaatatagtatcatattatttgcatatattttaATTACGATAAGAAGTTAAAAAAAATGTACTATACGAATATTATTAAATAGTACtcctatagtatttgcttattattattaaactgggttagatgtcgaattaggtgtgaaaaagatggtgtatttctaagtatattgtttgtcccacattgaaaaataatgtagatgtggtaaatatactacatataaatagttgaattgtcccacattagaagattatcatgaggtgaggtatcacatgattataaatatgagtcataacttaggggtatcaacccaaaatctttttaatcgtttaaaaattatcttagagagttcttataagagtttgtattaacgacaaaccttagttacaacaataccatacaaatattaatcacgtagatatttataaaagcgattatatattactatattagtgatattataatgtttattttaagacaatcgatagtataataactttatttaagacaaagtcataattaaaaaataaaatgggtgctaaatatacataaatttgtttgtgtcatataatgataatctctgcattaaaatagaaaatttatgaattataatacaatcaagtgttgcataaaaagatcttaaatccacaaaaaatcaataatgagcttttttactttgataaatagtagaattaaatctttttaactttcaaatataggtaattattatgcctcattacatttgagcaactaaaatacatcataatttttaaccattaatcaaaatcgcaccagaaaaaggaaatattttgcatttgtttatacattctattgctccctcaattacatcttaaaagtcgtgttagaaaaaaaaaatgtaatttaaattatatcatttgtacatattttaattatgacaaaaaatggaaaaaaacgtacgaatataaatagataatataatattttctcattattaaatcgggttggatatcgaaataggtgcaaaaaagatggtgtactttttcgtgtgttatttatcccacattgaaaaataatgtaggtgtggtaaatatactacatataaatagttgaattgtcccacatcagaaaattatcataacgtgaggtgatcttaaaaattaatttaggaaagtattataaataatattttttgatgtaaaaaataaagtggagaatattttaattattataaaatttatttcctatattatattcaagtgatgtttctaatttttatataaaaaattttacatttcatttgacaaaaaaatatcactaagaaaattatgaaaataaaataatttgattcgtggtaaaaatgatatcattagcgtatagatttcatataatttgtacatatataaaattgtgtactttttagtatgttatatgtctcacattgaaaaaaaatgtaggattatataaaaataatagaattgtcccacatcgaaagattaacataagatgtagtggtcttatgattataaatatgaggcatgcttggaacttaggtatcaacctaacattttttgcgtctcttaaataagatgttttgacttttgatcatatctaaataaatgattagacataagatgtaaatattaagaccttataaccaattttttttaactaagttaattaccccgttgcaacgcacgggcatccaaactagtatAATCATGATATacaatattttcataaaataagaataatatcttatCTAATCATACAAGTTCGAGCCG
Protein-coding sequences here:
- the LOC141620772 gene encoding uncharacterized protein LOC141620772, translating into MNAQIITVLVIERATGDEFLFSVVYGFNEDSERADLWAHLRFIKDNYHKPWGVCGDFNNVLHYNERIGREVTWNEIAEFRACVQHCGLTDIKAQGAFYTWNNKHEPQTRAFSRIDRFLINSEWMDLYPNAYAHFLPEGLFDHNPCVCFRRQVGVRPKGQFRYYNMWSLGDGFQTVVQQAWSRPVRGTLMFQLVHKLRNLKHNLREFNKSNFSDIDKVVGVSKALMESLQIQLQSNPTDESISIAEKNAADSYRHLFQV